The following nucleotide sequence is from Aphelocoma coerulescens isolate FSJ_1873_10779 chromosome 9, UR_Acoe_1.0, whole genome shotgun sequence.
TCTCCATACTTACCGTACCTTTTTAATTTGTaaccacatttttttaaacaaaaaccagacaaacaaaaacccattAATTAGAACTCTTAAATTCTAATCACATCTCCTTGTAGCCATTCAATTTGGATTCAGCAGCCTGCTTACAGTGGCTCAGAGAGCAGTGCTTGCCACCAGCTTTTACAAATAATTCCATGAGGTGCTCAGGCCCATACACGTGCCTCAACAATCTGCCAATAGAAACTTCTGAATGAAGCAATATTCTTAATATCAGAGCCAGGTACCGAATCTCCAGTGTGACTGGGACTCACAGGCAACTCTTGTAACAGCAGCAAGATTCCAGTAAAATTGCAGCTGGTTGCAATCCAAACTTTATACTGTTAGCTGTCGTTGAGATATATATAGATGACCTTGTGTGGCCTAACTCCAAATATCAAATGTATTTTTACAAGTTAGCAACAGCCATTTTTGACATTGCCTCTTGAGATGTCCTCTGCACTGTGACTGACAAGCACAACCATAATTCATTATACAGTATGCTCTAAAAGCCTGGTCTTTGGCTTTTACTGTTGCTTGTTTCTGAGCTGTCTTCTAGTGCTGAGGTTTGCTGTCCCTGGCCTCTCTGATTTATTTCTTAGTTTTTAATTGCTGGTTGGATGTGCTAGTGGCATCTCCCAGGCAAACCCTTTCTACATAATTAGTTTTGAAACTTGGATGAGTCATTGGGCCCTAACTACTATGCCTCTATTATTTTAACTTGAATACAGCCCATCTCAAAGATTTTTGGCCTCTTTTTGCAGTTGTGGAAATTCATAGGATGTTGCAGGTCTTGATCCACTGGCTTTCTATTGTGAGTTTTCAGGGTTTTCACAACATTAAAGCACATTTCAAAGAGTAACAGTATTGTGAACCAGCCTCCTCACCCAGTGGTGCAGatcattttctgctttgttggCAGCTGAAGAAAGCAATGCTATGCTTATGACAAAAGTTaatgaaaatacataaaatttaaaatacttcatgtagcttccattttcttttaatgcagGTTGGCAAATGAAAACTGAACACAGCCACCCATAAAGGGCCATGCAGTTTTTTATGGCCCAACAACGATAACTCAAGAGGCCACAGTTTGGGAACTGCTATTTCAGATAATTCTAGTCAATCTCCTTGAAAGACCACATCTGACCCTTCCAGAAATGACAAAACAGCAGAATTGTGGCTGGAAAAGAGTACATATTTTTAGGCCATTTTCATTGTTGACTGAGAATCTAAAAGATTCAAACCATTATACTTAaaatgggttgagataaaagataaaattaagtgagtgtaattttcttttagctTATGCACTTCCATTGAGAAATTTTCACAAAGCTGGTACATTGGTACCAGAGTATATCAGTTATTGGTGTCTGTGATGATGCTGACCTGTTTTAAGGATTTGACTTCATAATCCCTAGCTACAGTCCTTCCTATATTCCCACTTTAAACAAAGGGGACTTTGTCTTACAGAAGACTAGGACTGGACTCAAATGCCATGTCCATGAAAACGGGAAAGACCAAAGCAGAAATACACTTCTACAGTAGGAGCTGAGTAAAACAGCTTCTACACTGTTGTGCAGTCTGACACAAGAGTTTCCTAAGAAGTACCACCCTTCTTTAGACAATAGTTTACACAAGTAGTTTCTCACCTGAACTTCAATTTGTAAGCCCCTTGTGTAGTATTATTGCACTTGTTCTATCAGTCAAAATCAAAATGCATCTGCCTAAAATCTGCACATGGTTTACAAAAATGTATCTAGAGAGTGAATTCAATCTCTACTTAGCTTTTTGTCATGTGACAAGGGTAATACCTGGGTTGCTCTGAAAAGATAATGCTTTGGAAAATACCTCCTAATTCTTGTCTTTgaactcccccagagcttctgAAAGGGGACTTCAACACAGCCAGCTGCAGCCACAACTAATCAGAATAGGAAAAAGTGGGGAATGATGAAAAAGTGCCATATCCAGTACTTGTAGTGACAGATTTTAGGTCCTGAACTCAGATTCAGCAGTACCTTATTCTGCAACTAATTTTAGGATGGTAAATCTGACAGTGGTTCTAATTAAGGAGCAGTAGAAACTAGTTCCATGCAGTTCTTGAAAAGATCCAGAATGAGCTCTCATGCATCAGTTACTCTCTTTACATCCACAGAACTCCCACCGAGCTTGGCAGGGATTTATAGAAAGTCTGGCATCTGACTTTGACTCTAGAGGACTGATTTGGGGGTGATTTACCCGGGAAGATAAAGGGGCCCCTTAGCACAACAGATGTTCCTGACGTGCTGAGGGAAGAGCCATTCCATTATGCAGtgtccttcctcttcccccGCCCCCATTTCAAACTAGTTTGACCCCTTTCTGGTTCAGTTATTTTACATAtccttctattttattttagtatCCGAGTGGCTACACCAACCACTCACTGTCTGTCTAATTAAAGTCTCTCCATCAACTGGTAATTCTGTAGTAATTCACAGCTGTTTTTCCTCTCGCTCTTAAATCTATTGTTCCCTGGCTGAAAAGGCTGCAAGACCTTAGAAACTATAGATAGCTATCGATTTGTTTGCATTTAAAATCCAGTATGTGGCTGCAAAGGCCTGTTACAATATCAGAGAGGAAGATAAGTGTCAGTGCATAATCTGCTAGGAAATTTCACATAGGAGTTGATTAAAATCTATGAGTAATCATTGCACAAATGTCTTCAGGTGtatacacatatacacatatatgtagCTAATAAATGtatagctatatatatatatatatttgtatatacaGAGCTAGATTAAACCTAATTGTTATTAAATAAGTAAGTGGCATTCACCATTCATGCATTCTTCCTAGTAGCAGAGCTAAATTATTTCAGCTTATACTCTAAGCAGCAACATACCAGTAAGCATTTGCTTGCTTCCCCTGGTAACCTAGTAGCTTAAAGAGCACGAGCAGTTCTGCCATGGTAATTTTCTCCAGCAAACCTCCATGAAAGGGACCTGGCTCTTCCACAGGTGTGTTTTCCCCAGGtttcacagcttctccaggacaTGGTGGGTCTGGTCTGAGGGTCACCAGTCTGAAGGTCATTGGCCCAAGGGTCTCCAGACCAAGGGTCACTGGCATAGTGCTCGCTGTCTCGAGAGTCATCGGCCAGGTCAGTCCTGCTTACAGAGGTCTGCTACGTTGAGGAACCTCCTGACGACCACGGCAAGGCAGACGGTCAGGAGCAGCATGTACCCCACGGTGCCTAGGTAggtggggacagccaggggtgCCTTGAGGAACTCAGCCAGCCCGTCCTCCACGTAGTGTACCTGGTCATAGATGCTGAGGAAGGTGAAGATGTGGAAAAGCTGGTGGCTGTGCCCCACGATGTCGAAGAGCCCCGGCTGGATCCGCTCGGGGATTTTGCTGACGTTGAAGAAGGCAGCCACCAGCAGCCAGAAGTAGCGGCGGTAGAAGTAGACGAAGAGCGTGGGGTTGCGTGCGCGGAGGTCGAAGAGGAGGCTCTCCAGCATGATGGGGCAGGCCATGCTGAGCGGCATGGCGAACACGAAGGTGCGCACGGCGAAGGGGTAGGCGCAGCACGCGGCGCGGCTGCGGCAACAGGCGGCGGTGCAGCCCACGGCCAGCGCCAGCGCCACGGGCAGCACGAGCACGCGGTAGGCCGCGATGGGCAGGCTGCAGtccagctgccagcccagccgCTGCTGCACGTAGCGGCTCATGGCGCCGGCGTCCAGCAGGCTCAGCCCTGGCAGCAAGTAGTAGGAGTAGGCCACGGTGCTGGCGAAGCCATAGTAGCTGATGGAGGCGTAGTCCAGGTAGAAGAAGGTGGCACGGAGGCGCGGGGAGAGGCAGCTGAAGAGATGGGCCGTGCAGCTCATGGCGAAGGTGAGCAGCACCCCCGAGGCGTAGCACCAGAGGGGCAGCAGCGCCGGGTGGTGGAAGGGCAGGTCCCCGGCGCctcgcagcagcagcagccgtcCGAAGCGgctgaggaagagcagcagtGGGATGAAGTGGGTCCAGAAGTTGAGGGTCTCGTTGGTGGGCTGCAGCACCGAGGCCAAGCACTCCTGCGCCGAGCAGTGCAGCCGCCGGTAGCCCGAGAGGATGAAGCACTCCACGAAGTCCTCGGGCACCTCGTCCCACCGCAGCAGGGCGGCAgggcgaggcggcggcggcggcgccgcctcCTCCTTGTCCCCCTCGCCCGCCcgcatgctgctgctgccccggccGGCCCCGGGCCCGCCGCCTCGCCGCCGACCGGGCGAGGCAGAGCCGCTGCACCCGCAGCCGCCGGCGGAGGATCCGCGGTAGCTCTGCGCCTCTccgcctccgccgccgcccccggcagCATCACTCATTGCAGCAGGGGCAGTGGCGGCACTGCCGCGGCtcctcccgccccgccgcccggcATCGCGGTAACTGGAAACCGGTGCATCCAGCGCTCCCGAGGAGCGGGAAGAGACGCCCCCGCCGCCCGGGGTAGGGTTTCCCGGGGTGGGAGG
It contains:
- the PAQR9 gene encoding membrane progestin receptor epsilon, whose product is MSDAAGGGGGGGEAQSYRGSSAGGCGCSGSASPGRRRGGGPGAGRGSSSMRAGEGDKEEAAPPPPPRPAALLRWDEVPEDFVECFILSGYRRLHCSAQECLASVLQPTNETLNFWTHFIPLLLFLSRFGRLLLLRGAGDLPFHHPALLPLWCYASGVLLTFAMSCTAHLFSCLSPRLRATFFYLDYASISYYGFASTVAYSYYLLPGLSLLDAGAMSRYVQQRLGWQLDCSLPIAAYRVLVLPVALALAVGCTAACCRSRAACCAYPFAVRTFVFAMPLSMACPIMLESLLFDLRARNPTLFVYFYRRYFWLLVAAFFNVSKIPERIQPGLFDIVGHSHQLFHIFTFLSIYDQVHYVEDGLAEFLKAPLAVPTYLGTVGYMLLLTVCLAVVVRRFLNVADLCKQD